In the Hermetia illucens chromosome 1, iHerIll2.2.curated.20191125, whole genome shotgun sequence genome, AATTCACCGCGTACGTgaggttcatagttcccacccagcaaatttcatgtcaatcgatacaatcgtttctgagaaaagtgtgtgacaaatagatagacagtgaaccgattttaataaggttttgttatcgACAAAATCTTAGAAAACATGTTAGTATGCAGGCCAGATACCTCTATACAAGTTTATTTCAAGTAGAAAGTTGTGGACGGCCAGCTGAACAAATGCGCGCAGTAGAATCCAGTTTCCATTGTAATGCATCGAATGACGAATGGTTTGCTTTAGAAAGCCGCGGGGCCATTGAAAGGGCGTTCAAAGTTAATTGTCAGTGTAGGGGAGAGCTGAACAATATTGTCAGCAACCGTCACCACTTCTAAATAGGACTTCTAGAAAGCTCTCATGTATGTTGACGAATGAATCCAAATCCTTCTTTTTTTTCCACGTCAATTCGCTAATAGTTCTTTTGAGGAAGCAAATTTATGACGGCACGATGGCCGAACTGTAAGACCAATATGAGGCGTCCAGTTCCATATTTGTTGTTTCGACCCTTACTGAACGATTTGTAGATTGTTATACCGACATTGAAAGGCTTGAAATTACTTGACCAATAGAAGCAAATCGATTTCCTCTTTCAGCATTGAACATCTTTACCCAGACGTATTAGAAAACGTTCCTTACAATGTATTCGGATTTATTCAACCAAAACTTGTCGTTTTCACGACACCAAACTCAGACTAcaatgtcctctttaacctgacacTGCCTAATGGATTTCGTCATGATGATCACAAATTTGAATGGAGTAGGGAACAGTTTCGTGATTGGTAAGGAAGGAGCTTATTAAACACAATATGTTAACTAAGGAAATTCTATTATTCAATTTCAGGTGCTACAACATTTGTGATCGTTTCCCAAATTATCAGGTGGCGTTTTTAGGTGCCGGGGCCCAGCCTGAAGGCATTGATGATGTTGGTCCTGTATCTCAAATAGGAGTTTTCGTCCGAAACGATATGCGAGGCTTGCCATTGGTAGAAGACATAAGCGCAGAACCAATAAAATTACCTGAGAGTGAAGAGTATGAGTTATTGTATTCATACGAGTTTCCAAAATCAGTggaccaaagaaccaacagggAAGTGCTACTTGACAACGTAAAATACCATATCTTTCGTCACATGAACATGAAAAACAGATTTTACAATGATGAATTCGATAGGTATGAAATCCCTTTAgggaatatttttagttttgttAACTCAATGGTGTATACGCCAGAGGAGTTACGTGATTTTCTGATAAAAGAAGGGTACCGTTTAGACAGTGATGATAGAATTCTTGTAGACGAGATATATGAATCTCAGGAAAGTGACGGGTCTTCCGATACAAGTGATAAACTCCAGAATCGCCAGGCAGATAATACTGTTGGGCACGATTCTGATGAAAATTGGGACTAGTCTTATATTTTCTTACACAAATTGCCAAGATTCATTCTTTTCTGAAATAagagcatatacatatatacaaatgCTCCTGTGATCTAGATTGTGAAGAAGAAGTTTTCTTACTATTATACTTTTTTTACTTTGGCTTGACAGAATTTCGAATGAATTGCATCATATTGTATGAATTTGTACAAATGttacaaaaaaataaagtggAATAGTTAAGAGGAGTTTTAATTCACATTAACAATACGACAAGGGAGAGGAAAAGTTAAAGGTGGCCTTCATTTTCATATATCACATCATTTAGAGAGTTGAAATAAACAATATTAGGATAATCAGTTTTTATGATTAACAAATACATGAGATGAGCGGTAGACATCTGGCACTTCTTTTGCAGTGGAAGCTGAAAGCGAAGTAGTATGAGAGGTCAAACGAGTCGAGTGCCTGACTCATTGCGATAGTAAAACGACCCAGCACTAAAGGTAGGTTATAATTTTCAAACATCGATTCAATTGTCTGGAGCATGTTTAGTAGGCAATCTTTTAAACGAAAacaattgaaagctttctcggtTCTAAACTGAAGCTTTCAAGGGATcgaatggttcccgaaattcgGTTCAAATTAAGAGTTTTAGCCTACATCGAAAAAATCTTCTTTACTACACGCTCTTCCAAGAAAAAAGCTTCACAGAAGGCCGAGTAAGGAGTGAGTGAATTACAAAGCGAAATTAACACACATAAAAGTTGTTATAGTAAAGACGATATAAAATTTACATACTTTGCTTTGTTTTTCTTATAGGCATTCTGCAACATGCCTCACAAAGTAATGTTTCGAAATAACGaacaatttgtaaatattttgttcGTTATTTCACGAGGCTAATGTAGATTAATAATTTCTGTTGGCCTTCGTTTTGGTGATGTTTTTCTGAGTTACCATTAGTATTTATACGAGGGTGATCCAAATATAGTGTTTTCGGTAGGCAATTCCGAATTGGATAGTGAAGTGCGGGGTTGATGGTTAGGTGTAACCAGCTTGCTTAATGAACGCTCTGTTTACTCGTAGTTAGACATGAGTGTAGAAcatgttcctttgtcgtttacAGAGTGTCGTCTGAGAAAGTGGAAAATAAAACTCTTCGATCGTCGGCCAGGATCAAGTCCCATGGATGACAACATCCCTGTGGTTTGGGAGCTTGTCAAAGGTTATTGCCGCAGTCTGTGCCCATATAATTATCAGGGAACCATTTGGCTTCAGGTAAATTAATGCTTGATTAGCTTAACAGAAAATCAAAAATAGATCAGGTTGGAGATCTGTAACAGATTTGTGAATCGACTCCGACAAGAGGAGCTTTGTCTTATGTGGAAGGGcatgagtacatcattatattCAGGAATCAAAAGTGGCGAATAACTTGGAAACCATCGATTTGAGCATATTTAGATTCTAGGCAAAATTGTATTAGAGGCTGATGATTTGTACAGGAGAATATATAGAAGTCCCCCCTCTCTAATTGCGGCTATTATCATGTCAAACCGATAGGGCTTAATTTTGAACGCTATTCCTACAAGGACAAAGCAAtgtatgaagaaaaaagtgtgAGGTTCCTTCTCTCTCTGCCAAATCACTTAAAGAATATCGTGGTGGACACCccctttaaaaagttatggttcattggggagtattttgatacTATCGTGGTAAAGTTGGTGTTGCCAGCCCCGGAAGGGGAGATGGTAAAGAGGAGGCGGAGGAGGAAAGAAATGATCTCGCTTTTCTACCTTCGCCAAAAACCAGATGATGGTCACTACTCTTTAGAAAGTTAGCGGACTTCCAAAGGCGGCTATTTTCATATCGCTAAAAGGCTTATTGCTGCTTATTCCAACGAGAAATGATCGTCActatttttcaaggtttttagAAAGGGAAAACCTTCTTCTTCCTTACAGATATCCTCTTTCTTCCTTCCCTCTCCGGAGCTGATAAATCAAACTTTACGATAATGATGCCAACACCCCCATAACATTTTAAAGAGGGGCGTGACCGCCACAATTTTTCAACGGTGTTCGAGAGAGCAAATCTCCCGCTTCATACTCTTCTTTACCCGGGCAAATTTGGAGTTCAAAGTTGACTCAATGGCGTGGACATAAAAATAGCCCAACTTTGAGATGCTTTGGCTTTTTAAACTTTACCATGaccatatgaaaaaaaaaactacgtcaGAGATGGGATAACTTCTTAAGGGGGTAACCGACCTGAGCTCTTATCGGATTTGAAGAGCGGGAACCTCCGT is a window encoding:
- the LOC119661113 gene encoding small RNA 2'-O-methyltransferase: MFDFELEGGSHTSVYYTEDRGLVFNPPVHEQRHCMVLRILEHDLFKGRIKKLVDFGCAQMQLVPLLKRVPWIENILEVDIDESLLRAHSYQGRPLLSDYLDRRKTNFRVDIYKGSISSSVNCLRDVEAVIGIEIIEHLYPDVLENVPYNVFGFIQPKLVVFTTPNSDYNVLFNLTLPNGFRHDDHKFEWSREQFRDWCYNICDRFPNYQVAFLGAGAQPEGIDDVGPVSQIGVFVRNDMRGLPLVEDISAEPIKLPESEEYELLYSYEFPKSVDQRTNREVLLDNVKYHIFRHMNMKNRFYNDEFDRYEIPLGNIFSFVNSMVYTPEELRDFLIKEGYRLDSDDRILVDEIYESQESDGSSDTSDKLQNRQADNTVGHDSDENWD